In Populus alba chromosome 9, ASM523922v2, whole genome shotgun sequence, a genomic segment contains:
- the LOC118027724 gene encoding DNA-directed RNA polymerases II, IV and V subunit 11, translated as MNAPDRYERFVVPEGTKKVSYERDTKIINAASFTVEREDHTIGNILRMQLHRDDNVLFAGYKLPHPLKYKIIVRIHTTSQSSPMQAYNQAINDLDKELDHLKNAFEAELANRPGQY; from the exons ATGAATGCCCCTGATCGTTATGAGCGATTCGTCGTCCCTGAAGGCaccaaaaa GGTTTCGTACGAGAGAGATACGAAAATTATCAACGCGGCGTCGTTCACCGTAGAGAGAGAAGACCACACCATCGGCAACATTCTTCGCAT gCAATTACACAGAGATGATAATGTTCTCTTTGCTGGTTACAAGCTGCCTCACCCTCTCAAGTACAAAATTATCGTTAGG ATTCACACAACCAGCCAGTCATCGCCAATGCAGGCGTATAATCAGGCCATCAATGATCTAGACAAGGAACTTGACCATCTGAAGAATGCTTTTGAG GCTGAGCTTGCAAATCGTCCAGGGCAGTACTAA
- the LOC118027540 gene encoding uncharacterized protein, with amino-acid sequence MVCHADSFFIGHPVPSLAIDDELMPGQTYFVLPLDRFACNVLSASSLAAFSSSPKRTPINFGESPFQYIKGAEGRVLIKVVPEFITRLINRGGDQDQTAGSTSPGNSFLCSTPELKKHYEQLVGSKEQTWSPKLETISEYKIRYSPCRFTRLKWKQNEKA; translated from the coding sequence ATGGTCTGCCATGCAGATTCTTTCTTCATTGGTCATCCTGTTCCATCCCTAGCCATTGATGATGAGCTCATGCCAGGCCAAACCTACTTTGTCCTTCCATTAGATCGCTTTGCATGCAATGTTTTGTCAGCTTCTTCTCTTGCAGCCTTCAGCTCTAGCCCTAAACGAACCCCTATTAATTTTGGAGAGTCTCCTTTCCAGTACATAAAGGGTGCTGAGGGTAGGGTTTTGATTAAGGTTGTGCCAGAATTCATAACGAGGCTTATAAATAGAGGCGGAGATCAAGATCAAACTGCAGGTTCTACTAGCCCTGGTAATAGTTTTCTTTGTAGCACTCCAGAGTTGAAGAAGCATTATGAACAGCTGGTTGGATCAAAAGAACAAACATGGTCACCTAAACTTGAGACTATTTCAGAGTACAAAATAAGGTACTCTCCCTGCAGGTTTACAAGGTTGAAGTGGAAACAAAACGAGAAGGCATGA